In Chryseobacterium gotjawalense, the following are encoded in one genomic region:
- the benB gene encoding benzoate 1,2-dioxygenase small subunit, with translation MTNYQDILAFLYGEVRQLDDKQWDEWLKFYDEDCVFWMPGWDDEDELTKDPQTEISLIYYPNKGGLEDRVFRIKTERSSASMPEPRTCHYISNVEIMEENEEEVKIRFNWNTLSFRYKTTDTYFGVSFYTLKKNEDSFLISNKKVIIKNDYIRQVLDVYHI, from the coding sequence ATGACAAATTATCAAGATATACTGGCATTCTTATACGGGGAAGTCCGCCAATTAGATGACAAACAATGGGATGAATGGTTGAAATTTTATGATGAAGACTGTGTTTTTTGGATGCCAGGATGGGATGACGAAGATGAATTGACCAAGGATCCTCAAACCGAAATTTCTTTGATTTATTATCCCAATAAAGGCGGATTAGAAGATCGGGTGTTCCGCATCAAAACAGAACGTTCATCAGCATCTATGCCCGAACCGAGAACCTGTCATTACATCAGTAATGTGGAAATTATGGAAGAAAATGAGGAGGAGGTAAAAATTCGTTTCAATTGGAATACCTTATCATTTCGATACAAAACAACCGATACTTATTTCGGCGTTAGCTTTTACACGCTGAAAAAAAACGAGGATTCCTTCCTGATTTCAAATAAAAAAGTAATAATCAAAAACGATTACATCCGTCAGGTTTTAGATGTATATCATATTTAA